One segment of Argiope bruennichi chromosome 11, qqArgBrue1.1, whole genome shotgun sequence DNA contains the following:
- the LOC129957549 gene encoding uncharacterized protein LOC129957549 — translation MLRNRLAKSEKTIFQSMTMDEYFYPKTLEDLSLRRAAVVLCSCPNMYMFAARMKDSNKEEFEPAIHKVTTDIVATISLPLMLEQDLLGAMKAVSREIIKWVKFHENFLEQYDGVLSRLENLEHICWTRLGTVDYEKTAQVLIRNKKLSAEQCYKLACLYCFCQDLKELWKEVPYSYKKVFFKDNPLQIAQPRIVVFFTCLLRHRGYQVGLFLPEGQRDLSSIFEYMFEYVALQGYGTATQYFFHKLNVLDRLHIITRVALGVAKRRSFDRGFYLHEYQKYSDVLRFLMSNMTISEQRELRRRAPFQTLKCLLDWPSHSEFLRHAKYILRFPLLSKEKYSRLLFILAHNSSSGFNYPRTFRIFFLMSPKKYKNYTLTHYSHFLREFIRINDVVTVKFIFRHLNVKEKVKLLVNQSMGRNFIPALVTAGKWDFLRLFIRESQLANESKESLVAYFQLRFPEDRRSEWFREFVREIRTDQSGARYDRWASDCKRIFRRAVRKRRNEDHTEQPNKLLRAD, via the coding sequence ATGTTAAGGAACCGTCTGGCGAAAagtgaaaagacaatttttcaatCGATGACAATGGACGAATACTTCTATCCAAAGACATTAGAGGATCTTTCTCTACGAAGGGCGGCTGTTGTTTTATGTAGTTGCCCTAACATGTATATGTTTGCTGCAAGAATGAAAGAttctaataaagaagaatttgaGCCAGCAATACATAAAGTGACGACGGATATTGTAGCTACTATTTCGTTGCCTCTAATGCTGGAGCAGGATTTGCTTGGAGCAATGAAAGCTGTTTCTAGGGAAATAATAAAATGGGtgaagtttcatgaaaattttttagagCAATATGATGGAGTTTTGTCTAGACTAGAGAATCTAGAACATATATGTTGGACACGCCTCGGGACTGTGGACTACGAGAAAACGGCCCAAGTACTGATCCGCAACAAAAAGTTAAGTGCCGAGCAGTGCTACAAACTTGCCTGCCTCTATTGTTTCTGTCAAGATTTAAAGGAACTTTGGAAGGAAGTACCCTATTcgtacaaaaaagttttttttaaggatAACCCTTTGCAGATTGCACAACCTAGAATAGTggttttttttacttgtttattaaGACACCGAGGATATCAGGTGGGATTATTTCTCCCAGAAGGGCAAAGAGATTTATCTTCTATCTTTGAATATATGTTTGAATATGTCGCACTCCAAGGTTATGGAACAGCAACTCAGTATTTTTTTCACAAGTTAAACGTCTTGGACAGATTACACATAATAACAAGGGTAGCTTTAGGTGTAGCGAAAAGGCGTTCTTTTGATCGTGGTTTCTATTTGCACGAGTACCAAAAATATAGCGACGTTTTGCGCTTTTTGATGAGCAATATGACGATAAGTGAACAACGAGAATTGCGCCGTAGGGCGCCCTTTCAAACCCTTAAGTGTCTTCTGGATTGGCCCTCGCACTCTGAATTCTTGAgacatgcaaaatatatattgcgATTCCCTCTTCTCTCAAAAGAAAAATACAGCCGGTTGCTTTTCATCCTGGCCCATAACAGTTCTTCAGGATTCAACTATCCGAGAACGTTTCGGATATTTTTTCTCATGAGTccgaagaaatataaaaattatacgtTGACTCATTACTCGCATTTCTTGCGGGAATTCATAAGGATCAACGACGTTGTGAccgtgaaatttattttcaggcaTTTGAATGTGAAAGAGAAAGTGAAACTTCTGGTCAACCAAAGTATGGGGCGTAACTTTATACCTGCTCTAGTAACTGCAGGCAAGTGGGATTTCCTAAGACTCTTTATACGTGAATCCCAGTTAGCCAATGAAAGCAAAGAGAGTCTTGTGGCATATTTTCAATTACGGTTTCCTGAGGACCGGAGAAGCGAGTGGTTCCGAGAGTTTGTGCGTGAAATCCGTACAGATCAAAGCGGTGCAAGGTACGATCGATGGGCCTCCGATTGCAAAAGAATATTTCGACGTGCGGTGAGGAAACGACGCAATGAAGATCATACCGAACAGCCTAATAAATTACTTAGAGCAGATTAA